In the genome of Raphanus sativus cultivar WK10039 chromosome 9, ASM80110v3, whole genome shotgun sequence, the window AATCATATCGCCCAGTACAAGCAATGcatgctagcagtagcaatccctcgggatgcacgggaagctaccatgtgtAAAGGATTCGGTTCAACCTTGACCGGCCCTGCTCTCCAGTGGTATATCAACCTGCCTACCAAGTACATTAAATCCTTTTGCAGCCCTTAACGACAAGTTCGTAGAGCAGTTCGCCAGCAGCCGCGACCTAGAGAAAAATTCGGACGATCTCTATGAaatcctccagcataggaacgaGCCCCTTCGTTCCTACATTGCGCGCTTCAACGAAGCGAAGGTGGTTATCCCtgagtgcaacgctgatacggctatctcagccttTAAGCGGGTCTACTTCCGGAGGGAGATCtctacaaggagctgatcaaataTAAGTGCAGGATTATGGAAGACGTATtgtctcgtgcttgggctcaagtaaggtgggaagaagatgttgctaGTAGGGCTAAAGCCGGTCCGAAGTACGATCATAAGTCATCAAAGCCTACTAGGAATGACCGCGATGAGCCCTCTCACCCCAAGAGATGGTGCGAATTCCATAGTGACCATGGTCATACTACGGAGGATTGCATAGCCCTGAAGATGGAAGTCACCGAGCTCCTCAAGAATGGCTACCTAAGGGAGTTCCTCTCGGATAAGGCCAAGAACCTCCTAAATAAGGAAGGTCCCGGTCTCCCTACCGAAGCTACTCCCGCAATGCCACCACAGCAAGATCtggtgatccatgtcatctcaggcGGATCAGAGGTAAGCGGAATTAGCAGTGCCGctgccaagagaagtactcgcaaCGCCAGGAATGGCCAAGGGACCGAGGGTCCTAAGCGCCTACTCCTCGGACCAGATGAGATCAGCTTCACTTCAAGGGAGCAGGAGAGGGTCCTGGCTCCTCACCACGATGCTCTTGTCATTTCACTTTCCATAGCAAACTTcttggtcaagcgaatactagtagacaatgggagctccagcaacataaTCTTCCATTCGGCCTTCGCCGACCTAGGGTTGGAACCTATAGCTCTA includes:
- the LOC130500070 gene encoding uncharacterized protein LOC130500070, whose translation is MEDVLSRAWAQVRWEEDVASRAKAGPKYDHKSSKPTRNDRDEPSHPKRWCEFHSDHGHTTEDCIALKMEVTELLKNGYLREFLSDKAKNLLNKEGPGLPTEATPAMPPQQDLVIHVISGGSEVSGISSAAAKRSTRNARNGQGTEGPKRLLLGPDEISFTSREQERVLAPHHDALVISLSIANFLVKRILVDNGSSSNIIFHSAFADLGLEPIALTRKAAPLAGFSGEVKQTLGEVLLPVYAEGIDQATKFLVVDCLSSYNVILGRPWIHDMRAVPSTLHQLVKFPTPWGIKAVKGDQENASSCYQTTLKGKTHVL